A genome region from bacterium includes the following:
- a CDS encoding tautomerase family protein has protein sequence MPLVTIDVIKDVFTPQQKQDLIAKVTAAMIEVEGENMRPVTWVRIQEFEGGDWAIGGKRLRAADVQALAAGKAA, from the coding sequence ATGCCCCTCGTGACCATCGACGTGATCAAGGATGTCTTCACCCCGCAGCAGAAGCAGGACCTCATCGCCAAGGTGACCGCCGCGATGATCGAGGTCGAGGGCGAGAACATGCGCCCGGTGACCTGGGTCCGCATCCAGGAGTTCGAGGGCGGCGACTGGGCGATCGGCGGCAAGCGCCTGCGAGCGGCCGACGTGCAAGCCCTCGCCGCGGGCAAGGCCGCCTAG
- a CDS encoding ferric reductase-like transmembrane domain-containing protein, with protein MRRSANGAARIAPRTAQPGDLGLIAGGTALSLGAAIVILAVAGTGSDGTELALRMTARLSCAWFMLAFIAAPLHRLAPSPPSAWLLRRRRALGVTFGLSMSVHVWCILRLFALYAPERPPMVTDADVLIGIPGLLLVGLLTLTSLDALKRRLSPAAWRRLHVTGIWVVWAIFLLCLVDSVGRKQSAHPILAYHAFIAVLLAGMALRLAAARAGRARPAASAPPPVRRPRSAGGR; from the coding sequence ATGCGCCGATCGGCGAACGGCGCGGCGCGCATCGCGCCGCGAACCGCGCAACCGGGCGACCTCGGCCTGATCGCCGGCGGCACGGCGCTCAGCCTGGGCGCGGCGATCGTCATCCTCGCCGTCGCCGGCACCGGCAGCGACGGCACCGAGCTGGCGCTGCGGATGACGGCGCGGCTGTCCTGCGCGTGGTTCATGCTCGCCTTCATCGCGGCGCCGCTGCACCGGCTCGCCCCGTCGCCGCCGAGCGCCTGGCTGCTGCGCCGCCGCCGCGCCCTCGGCGTCACCTTCGGCCTCAGCATGTCGGTGCACGTGTGGTGCATCCTGCGCCTGTTCGCGCTCTACGCTCCGGAGCGGCCGCCGATGGTCACCGATGCCGACGTCCTGATCGGCATTCCCGGCCTGCTGCTGGTCGGGCTGCTGACCCTGACCTCGCTCGACGCGCTGAAGCGGCGGCTCTCGCCGGCGGCGTGGCGGCGGCTCCACGTGACCGGGATCTGGGTGGTGTGGGCGATCTTCCTCCTCTGTCTGGTCGACAGCGTCGGTCGCAAGCAGAGCGCGCACCCGATCCTCGCCTACCATGCCTTCATCGCCGTGCTGCTGGCCGGCATGGCGTTGCGCCTGGCCGCGGCCCGCGCCGGCCGCGCCCGACCGGCCGCGTCGGCGCCACCGCCGGTCAGGCGACCGCGGAGCGCTGGCGGAAGGTGA
- a CDS encoding ribonuclease E inhibitor RraB: MGAPELLVLVVLAIVLGGGLITVDAVIRPATAYRTGSKTAWVALLVCANPLLTRWLGGPVWLATLPLFLIAAVTYYAVNRRGNPAPRPTWMWVAGGAAVLALLAANSAILLYALRQRAAEPSAPMPSEADLVEAPDAAALLELRDAGSDLSRPHAIAFLLFLPSEASAARVARTLRERGFAVEVKESVGGGQWQARGTRMMVPDQVELLRLRRELDALAQGEGGEYGGWRAPVVR; this comes from the coding sequence ATGGGCGCGCCCGAGCTCCTCGTCCTCGTCGTCCTCGCCATCGTGCTCGGCGGCGGGCTCATCACCGTCGACGCCGTGATCCGACCGGCAACCGCCTATCGCACCGGCTCGAAGACCGCCTGGGTGGCGCTCCTGGTGTGCGCCAACCCGCTGCTGACGCGCTGGCTCGGCGGCCCGGTGTGGCTCGCCACCCTGCCGCTCTTCCTGATCGCCGCCGTCACCTACTACGCCGTCAACCGGCGCGGGAACCCGGCGCCGCGGCCGACCTGGATGTGGGTGGCGGGCGGCGCCGCCGTCCTCGCACTGCTCGCCGCCAACTCCGCCATTCTGCTCTACGCCCTGCGCCAGCGCGCCGCCGAGCCGTCCGCGCCGATGCCCAGCGAAGCCGACCTGGTGGAGGCCCCGGATGCCGCGGCGCTGCTCGAGCTGCGCGACGCCGGCTCCGACCTGTCGCGCCCGCACGCCATCGCCTTCCTGCTCTTCCTGCCCTCCGAGGCGTCGGCGGCGCGCGTCGCGCGCACCCTGCGCGAGCGCGGCTTCGCCGTCGAGGTGAAGGAGAGCGTCGGCGGCGGCCAGTGGCAGGCGCGGGGCACCCGCATGATGGTGCCCGACCAGGTCGAGCTGCTGCGCCTGCGCCGGGAGCTCGACGCCCTGGCGCAAGGCGAGGGCGGCGAATACGGCGGCTGGCGCGCGCCGGTGGTGCGCTGA
- a CDS encoding winged helix-turn-helix domain-containing protein, protein MIYRFGSFELDLEKIELRRGGAVRPVEPQVFALLGLLVENRERLVSKDEIVEKVWGGRVVSDAAIASRIKSARQALGDDGRAQRFIKTVHGHGFRFVAEARATRGGSATGAAADDPGAEPATAPVEQQPVGQIGRPSIAVLPFRLAGDPGRYAAIADALPHELIAELSRLRWLFVTARASSFRLRAADVDVCEVGRLLGVRYCLSGTAEIAGATLLVTVALADTGDGGVVWADRFAAAVDDVHQIRTEIRSRILGELEIRIPLHEAARARLAVTDNLDAWATYHLGLQHMYRFNRRDNAAAASLFTRAIALAPDFARAHAGLSFTHFQTAFLRYTDDRRRELADARRCAERGLDLDPMDPFVNFTMGRSYWLEGDLDSSLGWLERAVAISPNYAQGIYACGWSESLAGRGEAGRSHVDLAMRLSPLDPLYYAMLATRGFAHMALGEDGEAAQWAERGARAPGAHPLIAMIAAVAHVLGGDPSRADFWTANVRARDAGLTAADFFRAFPMQSEAMRGRVAKALTDLGF, encoded by the coding sequence ATGATCTATCGCTTCGGGTCCTTCGAGCTCGACCTGGAGAAGATCGAGCTGCGCCGCGGCGGCGCGGTCCGACCGGTGGAACCGCAGGTGTTCGCGCTGCTCGGACTGCTGGTGGAGAACCGGGAGCGCCTGGTCTCGAAGGATGAGATCGTCGAGAAGGTGTGGGGCGGGCGGGTGGTGTCCGACGCGGCCATCGCCAGCCGGATCAAGTCCGCCCGCCAGGCGCTGGGCGACGACGGCCGGGCGCAGCGCTTCATCAAGACCGTGCACGGGCACGGGTTCCGCTTCGTCGCCGAGGCGCGGGCGACGCGCGGCGGCAGCGCCACCGGCGCCGCCGCGGACGACCCCGGCGCGGAGCCGGCGACCGCGCCGGTCGAGCAGCAGCCGGTCGGCCAGATCGGGCGGCCGTCGATCGCGGTGCTGCCGTTCCGCCTCGCCGGCGACCCAGGACGCTACGCGGCGATCGCCGACGCGCTGCCGCACGAGCTGATCGCCGAGCTGTCGCGGCTGCGCTGGCTGTTCGTCACCGCCCGCGCCTCGTCCTTCCGTTTGCGCGCCGCCGACGTCGACGTCTGCGAGGTCGGCCGTTTGCTCGGCGTGCGTTACTGCCTGTCGGGCACGGCGGAGATCGCGGGGGCGACGTTGCTGGTCACGGTCGCGCTCGCCGACACCGGCGACGGGGGCGTGGTGTGGGCCGACCGCTTCGCCGCCGCGGTCGACGACGTGCACCAGATCCGCACCGAGATCCGGTCGCGGATTCTCGGCGAGCTGGAGATCCGCATTCCGCTCCACGAAGCGGCCCGGGCGCGCCTGGCGGTGACCGACAATCTCGATGCCTGGGCGACCTACCACCTCGGCCTGCAGCACATGTACCGCTTCAACCGCCGCGACAACGCCGCTGCCGCGAGCCTGTTCACGCGCGCCATCGCCCTCGCGCCCGACTTCGCCCGCGCCCACGCCGGGCTCTCGTTCACGCACTTCCAGACGGCGTTCCTGCGCTACACGGACGACCGGCGTCGCGAGCTCGCCGACGCCCGCCGCTGCGCCGAACGCGGCCTCGACCTCGATCCGATGGATCCCTTCGTCAACTTCACCATGGGGCGCAGCTACTGGCTCGAGGGCGATCTGGACAGCAGTCTGGGGTGGCTCGAGCGCGCGGTCGCCATCAGCCCCAACTACGCGCAGGGGATCTATGCCTGCGGTTGGTCGGAATCCCTGGCGGGGCGGGGCGAGGCAGGCCGCAGCCACGTCGATCTGGCGATGCGGCTCAGCCCCCTCGATCCCCTGTACTATGCCATGCTCGCCACCCGCGGGTTTGCCCACATGGCGCTGGGCGAAGACGGCGAGGCGGCGCAGTGGGCCGAGCGCGGGGCGCGCGCGCCGGGCGCCCACCCGCTGATCGCGATGATCGCCGCGGTGGCGCACGTCCTGGGCGGCGATCCGAGCCGCGCCGACTTCTGGACGGCGAACGTGCGGGCGCGCGATGCCGGCCTCACCGCCGCCGACTTCTTCCGCGCCTTTCCCATGCAATCGGAGGCGATGCGGGGGCGGGTGGCGAAGGCGCTGACCGACCTCGGCTTCTGA
- a CDS encoding enoyl-CoA hydratase/isomerase family protein: MAIHYEKDDHVVTITIDRPEARNSLDLEHFGQLADCWVRFRDDDDAFVAILTGVGDVYCVGADLKKFITFVTDHVEELAAGGAKETVAGSRYTMAHSLVAVLRDGATLPDGTEFKLYKPVIAAINGICAAGGMEMMWNTDLRVVADDAWFQLAEPRRGLFPGGGSTVHSARQLSWCNAMEVLLLADRITPQRALAMGLVNAVVPRDQVMATARQLARTICLNGPLAVRACKQSAKESTFLGLTQALENEMSHSAAVFMSEDAKEGIAAFKAKRPPVWKGR; this comes from the coding sequence ATGGCCATTCACTACGAGAAGGACGATCACGTCGTCACCATCACCATCGACCGCCCGGAAGCGCGGAATTCGCTCGACCTCGAACACTTCGGGCAACTGGCCGACTGCTGGGTCCGCTTTCGCGACGATGATGACGCCTTCGTCGCCATCCTCACCGGCGTCGGCGACGTCTACTGCGTCGGCGCCGACCTGAAGAAGTTCATCACCTTCGTCACCGACCACGTCGAGGAGCTGGCGGCCGGCGGTGCCAAGGAGACGGTCGCGGGCTCGCGCTACACCATGGCGCACAGCCTGGTGGCGGTGCTGCGCGACGGCGCCACCCTGCCCGACGGCACCGAATTCAAGCTGTACAAGCCGGTGATCGCGGCCATCAACGGCATCTGTGCCGCCGGCGGCATGGAGATGATGTGGAACACCGACCTGCGCGTCGTCGCCGACGACGCCTGGTTCCAGCTCGCCGAGCCGCGGCGCGGCCTCTTCCCCGGCGGCGGCTCGACGGTGCACAGCGCCCGTCAGCTCTCGTGGTGCAATGCCATGGAGGTGCTGCTGCTCGCCGATCGCATCACCCCGCAGCGGGCGCTGGCGATGGGCCTGGTGAACGCCGTGGTGCCGCGCGACCAGGTGATGGCGACGGCGCGCCAGCTCGCCAGGACGATCTGCCTCAACGGCCCGCTGGCGGTGCGCGCCTGCAAGCAGTCGGCGAAGGAGAGCACGTTCCTCGGCCTCACCCAGGCCCTGGAGAACGAGATGAGCCACTCCGCCGCCGTCTTCATGAGCGAGGACGCCAAGGAGGGCATCGCCGCGTTCAAGGCGAAGCGGCCGCCGGTGTGGAAGGGGCGCTGA
- a CDS encoding DEAD/DEAH box helicase, whose protein sequence is MVLSSGQAALLTRTIASFDRVTRERGERYYRQRRVVELLYSDGSASAVVIGNDAYDVSWTWETAPAGWTCACTCPVGFECKHAYAAGRALLAGAIRVDDAAAPPARAAPPLARRRRDLAGDFAATADPWGRRGILRRLLGTLPHQLALSAYDADLEAVLDEPDAEVLCWRLASRIAARTGGPLPPALEPYRQRGDLAQRFAAREQRALVDDLVTWARDRHAPAPRALRFVWGFTAAPGGRFWLTASGRLTTTRLRDEPRSMEQLRQLLGEAQRTPGLLAPDQLRLLATYLDASTRSGLWHDGVSHGGVLLAMLRTLDEPGPLVRWADDLDAGIAARAAIAPGDPVRLGRAALRILPAVRPRQDGGRLELVCLWPDGTQRWLADVVYLPSAANDRGSGAVLCDGHWFAVAEEPPPHLRDRLLAFGGVDVPRERCAEVFAPLAHRFPHVRETLAAHTRYLTGTPVVALDLRDDDWLHIRIFLAGDADWAPPGAPAGDAPVIEMHPDERWRAWQRPADAGADGFAAIDPAAAPSATGAPAAPAEAVPAGAAWIEEPDPTLVAPLVDWLAATGAAPGNKGRPGGNAPSAPDRDVGWWMQASPRRMAGFAAAWEARPTHVRFLGSERIRRLLAGGHVVRPSVRVTASGVDWFAVSAEWAAEGLSLADADLAKLRAATTHFVRLSGGWVRRDAIEAHDASAAVLADLGIEVGGGEQRVTLWQLAGARPESLAALETMADGRAALQALAALRERLRAFRGVPEVAVPTGIRATLRAYQRRGLDFLAYAAQLGIGAVLADDMGLGKTLQALAWLQHLVDRDPNGGPSLVVCPTSVMHNWAREAAQFAPALRVLVLERGAQRHALRSTLSAHDLAITNYALLRRDLEQWSEVPLRAAILDEAQHIKNPDAAVSQAARALRATHRLALTGTPLENRPLDLWSIASFVNPGYLGSRADFSARFDRLDAPPHARAVLAAKLRPILLRRLKREVAADLPERIEERRDCELSDGQRQLYLAELRRSRRLVDELSNDAAALRKHKITILAALTRLRQICCHPALAKGRAGLGSGKFEALFELLEPLLAEGHKVLVFSQFVQCLHLLGRELAARDIAHHMLTGQTQRRDAVVQAFQTDERPAVFLVSLKAGGTGLNLTAASYVVLFDPWWNPAVEAQAIDRTHRIGQDRTVIAYRLIARGTIEEKIWELQQRKADMARDLLGEAGFARALTRADLDFLLQEA, encoded by the coding sequence ATGGTGCTCAGCAGCGGGCAGGCGGCCCTGCTGACGCGGACGATCGCCAGCTTCGATCGGGTGACGCGCGAACGGGGCGAGCGGTACTACCGGCAGCGACGGGTCGTCGAGTTGCTGTACAGCGATGGCAGTGCCTCCGCCGTCGTCATCGGCAACGACGCGTACGACGTCTCCTGGACGTGGGAGACGGCCCCCGCGGGGTGGACGTGCGCCTGCACCTGCCCGGTCGGATTCGAGTGCAAGCACGCGTACGCCGCCGGGCGGGCGCTCCTGGCCGGCGCCATCCGCGTCGATGACGCCGCCGCTCCGCCCGCTCGTGCCGCCCCTCCATTGGCGCGCCGGCGCCGCGATCTGGCGGGCGACTTCGCCGCCACCGCCGACCCCTGGGGGCGGCGGGGCATCCTGCGCCGCCTGCTCGGGACGCTGCCGCACCAGCTCGCGCTCAGCGCCTATGACGCGGACCTCGAAGCGGTCCTCGACGAGCCGGATGCGGAGGTGCTCTGCTGGCGCCTCGCCTCGCGCATCGCCGCGCGCACCGGCGGCCCGCTGCCGCCGGCGCTCGAGCCCTACCGCCAGCGCGGCGACCTGGCGCAGCGGTTCGCCGCCCGCGAGCAGCGGGCGCTGGTCGACGATCTGGTCACCTGGGCGCGCGACCGACACGCGCCGGCGCCGCGCGCCCTGCGCTTCGTCTGGGGCTTCACGGCGGCGCCGGGCGGCCGCTTCTGGTTGACCGCCTCGGGCCGCCTCACCACGACGCGACTGCGCGACGAGCCGCGGTCCATGGAGCAGCTTCGCCAGTTGCTCGGCGAGGCGCAGCGCACGCCGGGCCTCCTCGCCCCCGATCAACTGCGGCTGTTGGCCACCTACCTCGATGCCAGCACGCGCAGCGGCCTCTGGCACGACGGCGTCTCGCACGGGGGCGTCCTGCTGGCGATGCTGCGCACGCTCGACGAGCCCGGACCGCTGGTCCGTTGGGCCGACGACCTCGACGCCGGCATCGCCGCCCGCGCCGCGATCGCGCCCGGCGATCCCGTGCGCCTCGGCCGCGCCGCCCTGCGCATCCTGCCGGCGGTGCGGCCGCGCCAGGACGGCGGGCGACTCGAGCTGGTCTGCCTCTGGCCGGACGGCACGCAGCGCTGGCTGGCGGACGTCGTCTACCTGCCGAGCGCGGCGAACGACCGCGGCAGCGGCGCCGTCCTCTGCGACGGCCACTGGTTCGCCGTCGCCGAGGAGCCGCCGCCGCACCTGCGCGATCGCCTGCTCGCCTTCGGCGGCGTGGACGTGCCGCGGGAACGCTGCGCCGAGGTCTTCGCGCCGCTCGCGCATCGCTTCCCGCACGTGCGCGAGACGCTGGCGGCGCACACCCGCTATCTCACCGGCACCCCCGTCGTCGCCCTCGATCTGCGCGACGACGACTGGCTGCACATCCGGATCTTCCTCGCCGGCGATGCGGACTGGGCGCCGCCCGGCGCGCCCGCCGGCGACGCGCCGGTGATCGAGATGCACCCGGACGAGCGCTGGCGCGCCTGGCAGCGCCCGGCAGACGCCGGCGCGGACGGCTTCGCGGCCATCGATCCGGCGGCCGCGCCCAGCGCCACGGGCGCCCCCGCGGCGCCGGCCGAGGCGGTGCCGGCCGGCGCGGCGTGGATCGAGGAGCCCGACCCGACCCTGGTCGCGCCGCTGGTCGACTGGCTCGCCGCCACCGGGGCCGCGCCGGGCAACAAGGGGCGGCCCGGCGGCAACGCGCCGAGCGCCCCCGACCGCGACGTCGGCTGGTGGATGCAGGCATCGCCGCGGCGCATGGCGGGGTTCGCCGCGGCATGGGAGGCGCGCCCGACGCACGTCCGCTTCCTCGGCAGCGAGCGCATCCGCCGCCTGCTCGCCGGCGGTCACGTGGTGCGCCCGAGCGTGCGCGTCACCGCCAGCGGCGTCGATTGGTTCGCGGTGTCCGCCGAGTGGGCGGCCGAGGGTCTGTCGCTCGCCGACGCCGACCTCGCCAAGCTGCGCGCCGCCACCACCCACTTCGTGCGCCTCTCCGGCGGCTGGGTACGGCGCGACGCGATCGAGGCGCACGACGCCAGCGCCGCGGTCCTCGCCGACCTCGGCATCGAGGTCGGCGGCGGCGAGCAGCGCGTCACCCTGTGGCAGCTCGCCGGCGCCCGCCCGGAGAGCCTCGCCGCCCTGGAGACGATGGCCGACGGCCGCGCCGCGCTGCAGGCGCTGGCGGCGCTGCGCGAGCGACTGCGCGCCTTTCGCGGCGTGCCGGAGGTGGCGGTGCCGACGGGCATCCGCGCCACCCTGCGCGCCTATCAGCGGCGCGGCCTCGACTTCCTCGCCTACGCCGCGCAGCTCGGCATCGGCGCCGTCCTCGCCGACGACATGGGCCTCGGCAAGACGCTGCAGGCGCTGGCCTGGCTGCAGCACCTGGTCGACCGCGACCCGAACGGCGGGCCGAGCCTGGTGGTGTGTCCGACCTCGGTGATGCACAACTGGGCGCGCGAGGCGGCGCAGTTCGCGCCGGCGCTGCGCGTCCTCGTCCTCGAGCGCGGCGCCCAGCGCCACGCGCTGCGCTCGACGTTGTCGGCGCACGACCTGGCGATCACCAACTATGCCCTGCTGCGCCGCGACCTCGAGCAGTGGAGCGAGGTGCCGCTGCGCGCCGCGATCCTCGACGAGGCGCAGCACATCAAGAACCCCGACGCCGCCGTCAGCCAGGCGGCGCGCGCCCTGCGCGCCACCCACCGTCTGGCGCTCACCGGCACGCCGCTGGAGAACCGGCCGCTCGACCTGTGGAGCATCGCCAGCTTCGTCAACCCCGGCTACCTCGGCAGCCGCGCCGACTTCAGCGCCCGCTTCGACCGCCTCGATGCCCCGCCGCACGCCCGCGCCGTGCTCGCCGCCAAGCTGCGCCCCATCCTCCTGCGCCGCCTCAAGCGCGAAGTCGCCGCCGACCTCCCCGAGCGCATCGAGGAGCGCCGCGACTGCGAGCTCAGCGACGGCCAGCGCCAGCTCTACCTGGCCGAGCTGCGGCGCAGCCGGCGCCTGGTCGACGAGCTGAGCAACGACGCCGCGGCGCTGCGCAAGCACAAGATCACCATCCTCGCCGCCCTCACCCGCCTGCGCCAGATCTGCTGCCACCCGGCGCTCGCCAAGGGCCGCGCGGGCCTCGGCTCGGGCAAGTTCGAGGCCCTGTTCGAGCTCCTCGAGCCGCTCCTGGCCGAGGGGCACAAGGTGCTGGTGTTCTCGCAGTTCGTGCAGTGCCTGCACCTGCTCGGGCGCGAGCTGGCGGCGCGCGACATCGCCCATCACATGCTCACCGGGCAGACGCAGCGGCGCGACGCCGTGGTCCAGGCCTTCCAGACGGACGAACGCCCGGCGGTCTTCCTCGTCTCGCTCAAGGCCGGCGGCACCGGCCTCAACCTCACCGCCGCCAGCTACGTGGTGCTCTTCGACCCCTGGTGGAACCCCGCCGTCGAGGCGCAGGCGATCGACCGCACGCACCGCATCGGCCAGGACCGCACCGTGATCGCCTACCGCCTGATCGCGCGCGGCACCATCGAAGAGAAGATCTGGGAGCTGCAGCAGCGCAAGGCCGACATGGCCCGCGACCTGCTCGGCGAAGCCGGCTTCGCCCGCGCCCTGACCCGCGCCGACCTCGACTTCCTGCTGCAGGAGGCGTGA
- a CDS encoding amidohydrolase, protein MTSYQIIDADQHIIEPPDLWERWLPARFRAMAPKLVRDEDGGDAWQLGEHVEPLGLVTVMATPPQKLRWTGVRYAELHPGCWEPEGRLQLMDEDGVDAAIIYPPQRTMRYFMSNTDPEFHLAGIRAYNDWVLTSFCGGHGDRLGAIAQMPALGVDSLIAELERTRTLGARGASLSTWPSGGAALSPDDDPFWAAAERLQMPVHLHISLAVAGQKRDRAGVARGGPTQLASLATTLSAMPRLIADTIFHGVCERFPLLRIVGAEAGAGWVPYLLGEMDDRYRRNRFWTGVQLRHLPSEYFHRNWVLGFIRDPYGVQNRHAVGLHNMMWASDFPHHINDWPSSRWLINEMSLGVPEDEKHRLFCGNAAHLYGFV, encoded by the coding sequence ATGACCAGCTACCAGATCATCGACGCCGACCAGCACATCATCGAGCCCCCCGACCTGTGGGAGCGCTGGCTGCCGGCCCGCTTCCGCGCCATGGCGCCGAAACTGGTGCGCGACGAGGATGGCGGCGACGCCTGGCAGCTCGGCGAGCACGTCGAGCCGCTCGGCCTGGTGACGGTGATGGCGACGCCGCCGCAGAAGCTGCGCTGGACCGGCGTGCGCTACGCCGAGCTCCACCCCGGCTGCTGGGAGCCGGAGGGCCGCCTGCAGCTCATGGACGAGGACGGCGTCGACGCCGCGATCATCTACCCGCCGCAGCGGACGATGCGCTACTTCATGAGCAACACCGACCCCGAATTCCACCTCGCCGGCATCCGGGCCTACAACGACTGGGTCCTCACCTCCTTCTGCGGCGGCCACGGCGACCGCCTCGGCGCCATCGCGCAGATGCCGGCGCTGGGCGTCGACAGCCTGATCGCCGAGCTCGAGCGCACCCGCACCCTGGGCGCCCGCGGCGCCTCGCTCAGCACCTGGCCGAGCGGCGGCGCGGCGCTGAGCCCCGACGACGATCCCTTCTGGGCCGCCGCCGAGCGGCTGCAGATGCCGGTCCATCTCCACATCTCGCTCGCCGTCGCCGGCCAGAAGCGCGACCGCGCCGGCGTCGCGCGCGGCGGCCCGACGCAGCTCGCGAGCCTGGCGACGACCCTGTCGGCGATGCCGCGCCTGATCGCCGACACCATCTTCCACGGCGTCTGCGAGCGCTTCCCCCTCCTGCGCATCGTCGGCGCCGAAGCCGGCGCCGGCTGGGTCCCCTACCTGCTCGGCGAGATGGACGACCGCTACCGCCGCAACCGCTTCTGGACCGGCGTGCAGCTCCGCCACCTGCCGAGCGAGTACTTCCACCGCAACTGGGTGCTCGGCTTCATCCGCGACCCCTACGGCGTCCAGAACCGCCACGCCGTCGGCCTGCACAACATGATGTGGGCGAGCGACTTCCCGCACCACATCAACGACTGGCCGAGCTCGCGCTGGCTCATCAACGAGATGAGCCTCGGCGTGCCCGAGGACGAGAAGCACCGCCTCTTCTGCGGCAACGCCGCCCACCTGTACGGCTTCGTCTGA
- a CDS encoding cytochrome P450 encodes MSRPRITLPELLADPFATLAATRRRHWIADTDPDDAVVVVSHDRVRELLADPRLRASFVDFLRAVGIERGPFHDWMALSPLNRDGAEHQRWRTLLSRAFTPRSVERLRPFLRAAAHTLIDGFAARGGCDVMAELADVFPSLGLCELIGVPVADRERFRGWANTIGLGFNPILIVDRIGEIDAALTALLAYTRELAARRRAEPRDDLVTRLAQAGDEAGWSDEEVHGSIAGLVFAGHETTKNQLGWTVAVLAERPALWDAVGTGALAARDVIEEVLRYRSTVTSVGRAAAESFTHAGERIPAGATVFLSLWGADHDATVYPRPDEVAPAANAGVPHFAFGHGAHFCLGAALARAELQECLTALTERLECPRLEPGAVWKPPLGITGPEVLPITFRQRSAVA; translated from the coding sequence ATGTCCCGCCCGCGCATCACCCTGCCCGAGCTGCTCGCCGATCCCTTCGCCACCCTGGCGGCGACGCGGCGCCGGCACTGGATCGCCGACACCGATCCCGACGACGCCGTCGTCGTGGTCAGCCACGATCGGGTCCGCGAGCTGCTCGCCGACCCGCGCCTGCGCGCCAGCTTCGTGGACTTCCTGCGCGCCGTCGGCATCGAGCGCGGCCCGTTCCACGATTGGATGGCGCTGTCGCCGCTGAACCGCGATGGCGCCGAGCACCAGCGCTGGCGGACGCTGCTGTCGCGCGCCTTCACGCCGCGCAGCGTCGAGCGCCTGCGCCCGTTTCTGCGCGCCGCGGCGCACACGCTGATCGACGGCTTCGCGGCGCGCGGCGGCTGCGACGTCATGGCCGAGCTCGCCGACGTCTTCCCGTCGCTCGGCCTGTGCGAGCTGATCGGCGTGCCGGTCGCGGATCGCGAGCGCTTTCGCGGCTGGGCGAACACGATCGGCCTCGGCTTCAATCCGATCCTGATCGTCGATCGCATCGGCGAGATCGACGCGGCGCTGACGGCGCTCCTCGCCTATACGCGCGAGCTGGCGGCGCGCCGGCGCGCCGAGCCGCGCGACGATCTGGTCACTCGACTGGCGCAGGCCGGCGACGAGGCGGGATGGAGCGATGAGGAGGTGCACGGCTCGATCGCCGGGCTGGTCTTCGCCGGGCACGAGACGACGAAGAACCAGCTCGGCTGGACGGTCGCGGTGCTGGCGGAGCGGCCAGCGCTGTGGGACGCGGTCGGCACCGGCGCGTTGGCGGCCCGCGACGTCATCGAGGAGGTGCTGCGGTACCGCTCGACGGTCACGTCGGTCGGTCGGGCCGCGGCGGAGTCGTTCACGCACGCCGGCGAGCGCATCCCGGCAGGCGCGACGGTGTTCCTGTCGCTGTGGGGCGCCGACCACGATGCCACGGTCTACCCGCGTCCGGACGAGGTCGCGCCGGCGGCGAACGCCGGCGTGCCGCACTTCGCCTTCGGCCACGGCGCCCACTTCTGCCTCGGCGCGGCGCTGGCGCGCGCCGAGCTGCAGGAGTGCCTGACGGCGCTCACCGAGCGGCTCGAGTGCCCGCGCCTCGAGCCCGGCGCCGTGTGGAAGCCGCCGCTCGGCATTACCGGCCCGGAGGTGCTGCCGATCACCTTCCGCCAGCGCTCCGCGGTCGCCTGA